TTTCAGATAATATCTTCATGTGATAGCTAAGAGTGGATTGGGAAATGCTTAATTTTTCCAATATTTCGCATGCGCACATTTCTCCGCACGATAACATATCAATAATCTTTAATCGCGTTTCATCTGACATAGCCTTAATTGCAGGAACATAATCTTCATATGAATGTTTCATATAATAACCTCCTACATATTTATATGCATCAATGTTATCGAATGTTCTCGATATAATAATAACGAACATATCGATAGTTGTCAATATGATTTTGTTGTAAGTTAACTATAAAAAACGCCGACTAAGATACCACTGCACCTTAATCGGCGGCAAACCCATTTTATATTTTCTATTATTATCGATTCCTGACTTAAACCATTAATACTATTTTATTACAACCTTATAGATTCACTTCTATTTCCAACCCAGACTTAAACTCAACCACTATCCTGTCATCATATACAATGGCTTTTTCAACTAGTTTTCTGACCAGTTTATCATCAAACTCCGTAATATCACCGGTTTGCATATTAAGAAAGTCCGTCATCTCAGCAATCCGATCCCTTTTATCTTGACGGAGAGCGTTTCTCGAAAGTGTTTCTTGCCTTAAGTCCCGCAAACGGTAAATCTCGTTGACAATATTATCGTATGCTTCCTTTGAATTTGCCTTTTGGATCAACTCGGTTTGGAGTTCTTCCAGCCTTTTATCAATGTCTGCTGTACTTTCATCCAAATCCG
This window of the Candidatus Cloacimonadota bacterium genome carries:
- a CDS encoding metalloregulator ArsR/SmtB family transcription factor, giving the protein MKHSYEDYVPAIKAMSDETRLKIIDMLSCGEMCACEILEKLSISQSTLSYHMKILSESGLVNAVRDGAWMRYTLNMEKIDELKTFLVCITSDKEDCICKLCKKSNNQCC
- a CDS encoding recombinase family protein, whose protein sequence is DLDESTADIDKRLEELQTELIQKANSKEAYDNIVNEIYRLRDLRQETLSRNALRQDKRDRIAEMTDFLNMQTGDITEFDDKLVRKLVEKAIVYDDRIVVEFKSGLEIEVNL